A section of the Candidatus Latescibacterota bacterium genome encodes:
- the ftsA gene encoding cell division protein FtsA: MNEQKIVVGLDLGSHRVTALVAELDGRGHSRVLGLGTVPSQGIRKGVVVGFEPAVEAVREAVEEAERASGLEIRAVFPNVSGEHFRAIPSEGVHAKEGREREITPEDVEQVIRVARSLQLPPGYRILHTLPVDFILDGRSGIKDPVGMDGVRLQAEVLLLMGQVSVLENTAKVVEKAGLAVEGLVFSPLASAMAALQEAEREEGVVLIDIGAGTTEVLVLADGAARHAEVLPLGGANVTRDLSIGLGLSVADAERLKLDHARVGALEDEEAEARIPIRQVGADADRFLTARTLSSIVEPRVRELLELAWNRAQRSPAARSAGCGVVLCGGGALLPGLPALASQLFERSVRVGAPLEQQGLTAELADPRYTPVVGLLHYGYQRLAGSEEAATEPRGGGLKRLLRAVARRGK, translated from the coding sequence ATGAACGAGCAGAAGATCGTCGTGGGACTGGACCTGGGGAGCCACCGCGTCACCGCGCTGGTGGCCGAACTCGACGGCCGCGGCCACTCGCGCGTGCTCGGCCTGGGCACCGTGCCCAGCCAGGGCATCCGCAAGGGCGTGGTAGTGGGTTTCGAGCCGGCCGTGGAGGCCGTGCGCGAGGCCGTGGAGGAGGCCGAGCGCGCCTCGGGCCTGGAGATCCGGGCGGTCTTTCCCAACGTCAGCGGCGAGCACTTCCGCGCGATTCCGAGCGAGGGCGTGCACGCCAAGGAGGGCCGCGAGCGCGAGATCACGCCCGAGGACGTCGAGCAGGTCATCCGCGTCGCGCGCAGCCTGCAGTTGCCGCCCGGCTATCGCATCCTGCACACGCTGCCGGTGGACTTCATCCTCGACGGGCGCAGCGGCATCAAGGATCCCGTGGGCATGGACGGCGTGCGCCTCCAGGCCGAGGTGCTCCTGCTCATGGGCCAGGTCAGCGTGCTCGAGAACACCGCGAAGGTGGTGGAGAAGGCGGGGCTCGCCGTGGAGGGCCTGGTCTTCAGCCCGCTCGCCTCGGCCATGGCCGCGCTGCAGGAAGCCGAGCGCGAGGAGGGCGTGGTGCTCATCGACATCGGCGCGGGCACCACCGAGGTGCTGGTGCTGGCCGACGGCGCCGCCCGCCACGCCGAGGTGCTGCCGCTGGGCGGCGCGAACGTCACGCGGGATCTGTCCATCGGCCTCGGGCTCAGCGTCGCCGACGCCGAGCGCCTCAAGCTCGACCACGCGCGCGTGGGGGCGCTGGAGGACGAGGAAGCCGAGGCGCGCATTCCCATCCGCCAGGTGGGGGCCGATGCCGACCGCTTCCTCACCGCGCGCACGCTGAGCTCGATCGTGGAGCCGCGGGTGCGCGAGCTGCTGGAACTGGCCTGGAATCGCGCCCAGCGCTCGCCGGCCGCCCGCAGCGCGGGCTGCGGCGTGGTGCTCTGCGGCGGCGGCGCGCTGCTGCCGGGGCTGCCGGCCCTCGCCTCGCAGCTCTTCGAGCGGAGCGTCCGCGTGGGCGCGCCGCTGGAGCAGCAGGGGCTCACCGCCGAGCTGGCCGACCCCCGCTACACGCCCGTGGTGGGGCTGCTTCACTACGGCTACCAGCGCCTCGCGGGCAGCGAGGAGGCGGCCACCGAGCCGCGCGGCGGCGGCCTGAAGCGCCTGCTGCGGGCGGTTGCCAGAAGGGGAAAATAA
- the ftsZ gene encoding cell division protein FtsZ, whose amino-acid sequence MPRVKFDFDSDFSDTASIKVVGVGGAGGNAVARMIEAGLSGVDFININTDAQVLSESKALHRIQIGRKLTKGLGSGGNPNVGQAAVEEDLDAIAELLRGADMVFVTAGMGGGTGTGASPSVARLAKDAGALTVGVVTKPFNFEGRQRSRVADEGMMALRAEVDTLITIPNQRLFEVVDPDTPFTEAFRIADDVLLQATRGISDLITVTGLINLDFADVKSIMAGMGPALMGTGTASGEGRAEAAARAAISCPLLQEQDISGAQGVLINITGSSTLTLREVTTATDLITDAVGDSANIIFGTVMDPSLGDELRITVIATGFGAARISEERRAAAAAAAAAVAAAEKPHEVAQPEAPRVIEIVHESPARQVAAAPELELGGDFRRAPEPAPVLEPEQDDDELLTREAAAMREEALRGLKSGSGTEDWEVPTFLRKQND is encoded by the coding sequence ATGCCAAGGGTGAAGTTCGACTTCGACTCGGACTTCTCCGATACGGCGTCCATCAAGGTGGTCGGCGTCGGAGGAGCCGGGGGGAACGCCGTCGCCAGGATGATCGAGGCCGGGCTCTCCGGCGTCGACTTCATCAACATCAACACGGACGCCCAGGTGCTCTCCGAGAGCAAGGCGCTCCACCGCATCCAGATCGGCCGCAAGCTGACCAAGGGGCTGGGCTCCGGGGGCAACCCCAACGTGGGCCAGGCCGCGGTGGAGGAGGACCTCGACGCCATCGCCGAGCTCCTGCGCGGGGCGGACATGGTCTTCGTCACCGCGGGCATGGGTGGCGGCACGGGCACGGGCGCGTCGCCGTCGGTGGCGCGGCTGGCCAAGGACGCCGGCGCTCTCACCGTGGGCGTGGTGACCAAGCCCTTCAACTTCGAGGGCCGGCAGCGCAGCCGCGTGGCCGACGAGGGCATGATGGCCCTGCGCGCCGAGGTGGACACGCTCATCACCATTCCCAACCAGCGCCTCTTCGAGGTGGTGGATCCCGACACGCCCTTCACCGAGGCCTTCCGCATCGCCGACGACGTGCTGCTGCAGGCCACGCGCGGCATCAGCGATCTCATCACGGTGACGGGGCTGATCAATCTCGACTTCGCCGACGTGAAGAGCATCATGGCCGGCATGGGCCCCGCGCTCATGGGCACGGGCACGGCGAGCGGCGAGGGCCGCGCCGAGGCGGCCGCGCGCGCGGCCATCAGCTGCCCGTTGCTGCAAGAGCAGGACATCTCCGGCGCCCAGGGCGTGCTGATCAACATCACCGGCAGCAGCACGCTCACGCTGCGCGAGGTGACCACGGCGACGGACCTCATCACCGACGCCGTGGGCGACAGCGCGAACATCATCTTCGGCACGGTGATGGACCCGTCGCTCGGCGACGAGCTCCGCATCACCGTGATCGCCACGGGCTTCGGCGCCGCGCGCATCAGCGAGGAGCGCCGCGCCGCGGCCGCCGCCGCTGCCGCAGCGGTGGCCGCCGCCGAGAAGCCGCATGAGGTGGCGCAGCCCGAGGCGCCCCGCGTGATCGAGATCGTGCACGAGAGTCCCGCGCGGCAGGTTGCGGCGGCGCCCGAGCTGGAACTGGGTGGCGACTTCCGTCGCGCGCCCGAGCCCGCGCCCGTTCTCGAGCCCGAACAGGACGACGACGAGCTGCTCACGCGCGAGGCCGCGGCCATGCGCGAGGAGGCCCTGCGGGGTCTCAAGAGCGGGTCCGGCACGGAGGACTGGGAGGTCCCGACCTTCCTGCGCAAGCAGAACGACTAG
- a CDS encoding tetratricopeptide repeat protein, translating to MASLLRRLFGNRHDEEYSAGIALYNQGRFEEAIAHFEAAVAGSAKTSTTYRLGIFYAAEAHANIGRALLKAEHYDEARVHLEQALTETPNFPDLQYSLGVALFMEGRRDEAKPCFERALEINPDYAEARCFLAVALEADGDAEAARAQLQQVTASRAEIPIQVNRFLLANLRERETVLPEVGPVLELLESGAEFREVYAEGVAQFNLGNYPLAADLLQQAGAMKPHYADVQCQLGLARLKCGRGEGAIQALRTALTVNPRFMEASYFLGLALLGEERYLEAEESLDFARELGGESSDLLLQLARCRFQLGRNEGAETLLDELLRRQPEHAEARYLLGLLRHAEGRHDDALRLIRAALEAKPTLGTAALDLALIHARKGEWGRAGLRFRHLAEAAPEDPQLLGFLGQTQLAQGDLEAALMTFTHAQELAPEDLFVLKGRLRCELRLGRYAKAQALLAPALTAHPSYPDLLKLQGDLHFKQGDFLGAEESYRRALSQAPQYLEAELGLALTLRNLGRNDAARAMLEPLLAAHPDQPALRRLLAQHFELLADEGD from the coding sequence ATGGCCTCGCTCCTGCGCAGACTCTTCGGCAACCGTCACGACGAGGAGTACAGCGCGGGCATCGCGCTCTACAACCAGGGGCGCTTCGAGGAGGCCATCGCCCACTTCGAGGCGGCCGTGGCGGGCTCCGCCAAGACCAGCACCACCTATCGACTGGGCATCTTCTACGCGGCCGAGGCGCACGCCAACATCGGCCGTGCGCTGCTCAAGGCCGAGCACTATGACGAGGCGCGCGTCCACCTGGAGCAGGCCCTCACCGAGACGCCCAACTTCCCCGACCTGCAGTACTCGCTGGGCGTGGCGCTCTTCATGGAGGGCCGCCGCGACGAGGCGAAGCCCTGCTTCGAGCGCGCGCTGGAGATCAACCCCGACTACGCCGAGGCGCGCTGCTTCCTGGCCGTCGCGCTCGAGGCCGACGGCGATGCCGAAGCCGCCCGCGCCCAGCTCCAGCAGGTGACGGCCAGCCGCGCGGAGATCCCCATCCAGGTGAACCGCTTCCTGCTCGCCAACCTGCGCGAGCGCGAGACGGTGTTGCCCGAGGTGGGACCCGTACTCGAGCTGCTGGAGAGCGGGGCGGAGTTCCGCGAGGTGTATGCCGAGGGCGTCGCGCAGTTCAACCTGGGCAACTACCCGCTGGCCGCCGATCTGCTGCAGCAGGCCGGGGCGATGAAGCCGCACTACGCGGACGTCCAGTGCCAGCTCGGCCTCGCGCGGCTCAAGTGCGGCCGCGGCGAGGGCGCGATCCAGGCCCTGCGCACGGCGCTCACCGTGAATCCGCGCTTCATGGAGGCGTCGTACTTCCTCGGCCTCGCGCTGCTGGGGGAGGAGCGCTACCTGGAGGCGGAGGAGTCGCTGGACTTCGCGCGGGAGCTGGGGGGCGAGAGCAGCGACCTGCTGCTGCAGCTCGCGCGCTGCCGCTTCCAGCTCGGGCGGAACGAGGGCGCGGAGACGTTGCTCGACGAACTCCTCCGCCGCCAGCCGGAGCACGCCGAGGCGCGCTACCTGCTGGGCCTGCTGCGTCACGCCGAGGGTCGTCACGACGACGCCCTCCGCCTGATCCGAGCGGCGCTGGAGGCGAAGCCGACGCTGGGCACTGCGGCTCTCGACCTGGCGCTCATCCACGCGCGCAAGGGCGAGTGGGGGCGGGCGGGGCTGCGCTTTCGTCACCTGGCCGAGGCGGCGCCGGAAGATCCGCAGCTGCTGGGCTTCCTCGGCCAGACCCAGCTCGCCCAGGGCGATCTCGAGGCCGCCCTCATGACCTTCACCCATGCGCAGGAGCTGGCGCCGGAGGATCTCTTCGTCCTCAAGGGACGCCTCCGCTGCGAGCTGCGCCTGGGCCGTTACGCCAAGGCGCAGGCGCTGCTGGCGCCGGCGCTCACGGCGCATCCGAGCTACCCCGATCTGCTCAAGCTCCAGGGGGACCTGCACTTCAAGCAGGGGGACTTCCTCGGCGCCGAGGAGTCTTACCGCCGCGCGCTGTCCCAGGCGCCGCAGTACCTGGAGGCCGAACTGGGCCTCGCGCTCACGCTGCGCAATCTCGGCCGCAACGACGCCGCGCGCGCCATGCTCGAGCCGCTCCTCGCGGCGCACCCCGACCAGCCCGCCCTGCGCCGCCTGCTCGCCCAGCACTTCGAGCTGCTGGCGGACGAGGGCGACTAG